Part of the Hemicordylus capensis ecotype Gifberg chromosome 7, rHemCap1.1.pri, whole genome shotgun sequence genome, CAAAGTAATTATTGCTTTGCATTCTTAACTTGTGAAGTCTCCATATACTTTATAAAATAGAAAAACCAAAGTCTTAAGTTGGCCAAAACTTTGTGGATGTTGGGAAGTGAATTAAATCTTATTGGAAACTTAAATTTTGCCCTGTTAGCACATCTTCATTTTTTTGGTAGTAGATAGCATTATATCACCAGATTATCCCAAAGGACATAGGAGAGGGTTTCTGTCATTCCCGTTATCAGTTGaatgtttgtttgcttttccTTTCAGTGTGACAACTATGAAATCCGTCCTGGAAAACATCTTGGTGTATGCATCTCTGTGGCAAATAATAGACTGTTCGTTGGATCAATTCCAAAAAACAAGACCAAGGAAAACATACTAGAAGAATTCAGTAAAGTCACAGGTACAGAACTGAGGGCATGAGTTCGTGTTGTAAAATCTGTTTAATTTCACTTGCACAGCCAGCTGATTTTCGTTGCTGGTAAATATGCCACTTGCATTATAAGTTCGAGTGGCTATGAGAAATAAATTCATATTTCACCTGAGTTTTAATAGGACTGTACAAGGGTTGATTTTGCTCATTTTGACTTCAGGATTCCATAGGTTTTGGGTGTATAGGCCAATGAAAGTGATGTTCTTCAAGTGGCTCATCTGTTGTTTACATTAGGCCCTGTGGTACTGTGCCCTGCTCTCCCATGCTGAACACAAAATATGCATGTTCACTTGCCCTGTTCTCTTGATCTTAGGATAGTTGAGAAGGAACGTAATGGTTGGGGGTGAAAATCTAAATGCTTGAGATCTTTTGTTTTTCCTCCTGCCACCTTTTGAGGTTAAGAATGTACTTCACCAAACCTCCCAAGTAAGGGACCCCTAGCTTCATGTGGTGGCCCAGAAATGTTGATGTACTAAATAAGCTCACAAGTGTCCAGTAGCAGCAAAGAGCCCGGGCAAGGAGAGGGGTGGTACAGTACCAAAcccacagcagcagctgcagccttgGTTAAATAAAGCTAGGTTGGGATCTCTCCTGCATGGCAGGCTCAAGTAGGTATCATTTGGAGCCCTTCCAGTTATTGGAAGAACCTCTCTCCATCCAAAGTTCCTTGGACGGATCTGGTAGGTGGTTGTGATGGTGAAGGCTACCTGTGTGGCCCTTGCCATGTGAGAGCCCAGATGTAGAGAGAGGAATAGCACAGACACTCCCTTGGATCCTTCTGCCCATTTTGTTTCAGGTTCCAGGACAAGGAATCATCTATGTCGCCATAGCTGTGCCCAAAGGTGGTTGGAGATATGTTTGGAGAATTCCAGTTCTTGTTATCAACTCTGTTTAATTGGATGCATTGATTTTAGTTCTGCATCGATTGAACTGAGGAGTATGCTGATGATGTAATCTGCTTTTACTGAAGTATGTGTGGTTCAGTTGGCTTTTCAAGCTGGAAAGATTTTAGTCCTCGTGTTACATTCAAGTATCTCATTTTCCCCCCCAGAGGGTTTAGTGGATGTAATTTTGTATCATCAGCCCGATGACAAAAAGAAGAATCGGGGCTTCTGCTTCCTAGAATATGAGGATCACAAATCAGCAGCTCAAGCTCGACGTCGGCTGATGAGTGGAAAAGTAAAAGTCTGGGGAAATATTGTTACTGTGGAGTGGGCAGACCCAGTAGAAGAACCTGATCCAGAAGTCATGGCAAAGGTAACCAAGTGGAGGCTGTAGGGGGTATAGGTCTGCCCTGAATCTTTGTCTttgtggcaaagaatttcatTCATTTCCTTTGGCTGTGTCTGGAATAAAAGGAGCATTTCCTCCTTTGGCAGATGGGTGCTCATGTTGGGactctgctttgcatacaaaggGCACAAAAATAAGCAAAAGGTTCTACAGTTTTGGGGCACTTGACTATTTCAGATCACCTTTATCAAAAGTCAGGCTAATAAGGGACTGGATTCTTGCTATATCAAGCACAGGTTTTTGTCAGGTGTAGAGGACAACCACCTTGGTACTCTCCTAGTCCATCTCATGAAGATTACTAAAGTGGATTACTCCAACCGTATCCCCTACTTCTCTGTGCGACACTAAGAAAAGAGGTTATATACCTTTCAATCAGTGCCTTCTGTTTCTGGGGAATCTGTAATTAAAATGGGGCAAAATCAGAGTGTGTGCCTGTGTTTCCTGAATGGAGACTGAAAATCAAAGGGTGATGAAGGACATGCCTCATGGACTCTGCAGAAGCCAGCCAGCACTGAAGCATTCAGCTATGCTGTTAATTGTCAGTTTGTCTTGAGGGCAAAGCAAACTGGAAAGCCCCTTGTGATGCAGATAGCTAGGAAAGAGTAGTTGTGAAGAGTTATTGGAATTCTTAAAGATTCAGCTaaggaaatacattgagatagtACAGCTCAAAATTATTAGTGTGGCTGATATTTCTGAAGCTGATGCCGAGATTCACATTTTCTTAACAGGTGAAAGTTCTATTTGTGAGAAACCTGGCCACCACAGTAACAGAAGAAATCCTGGAGAAATCCTTTTCAGAGTTCGGAAAACTGGAAAGAGTGAAGAAACTAAAAGATTATGCTTTCGTTCATTTTGAAGATAGGGGGGCAGCAGTCAAGGTATGTACACACCATTCTAGACACAAACCAAAATGCTTTCCTGAATCTTATGGAATTCAGACTGGCCTGGATAGAATGTGTGACAAAATGCAGGTCTCCATCTTAGTCCAAGGATGTCTTACACTTCTATTCCACCCTGGAATGGGGGTAAGACGGCACAGAATGATAAACAGGACTCTGGTCTCTCACCCTCCTTTTGTTCTTACAGCTCAGTAgcaagtgtgtggggtgggataAAATATAAAGCAAAGTGTCTTCTGACACTCCTGTGCTGTtgcttcttctccctgccctgctgaTTAAGCTGCTTCTGAATGTCGAAAACTCTAGAAAAGCTGCCCTCTCACAGTAATTGGGAAGCATGCATCATAAATCTACTGTGTGAAAGGTGTGTTCCGGGTTTTGATCATAGTGCCTTGGGCTTCTTGCAGCTGTCCAACAAGAAGGGCCAGTGTGTAGCATACTGGCCAAGATGAAGCTATGAATAAAAATATCAGATTCAgatctttcctcttcccctgaacTCAGTGTGCTGGTTCAGACTGTTATGCTGACCAGGTGTAAccgacctgtggtactccagatgttgtggaactacagctcccatcatccccagctacacttCAGTGTGacgggatgatgggggttgtagttcagcaacgtctggagtaccacaggtgggGAACTTTTCTTAGATGACTGTGAACAAGTCTCTCCTTGCAAGCTTGTGCACTCCCCCATTTTCTGTGTGCCAGAAACAGAGATTGAAAGCTGCAGCTTTCATGGTTAAGCTAACCACACTTCCCAGTTATGTCTGAACTCAAAACTGTGGTTTGTAGAGCAACTCAGGATCAAACTTTGGTTCGATATCCAGTACATCCAAAGCCTGAAACAAAAGTCAGGGGAAAGGATGCTGTTTCCTGCTCCACTTGCTCAAGAAATCTCCATGCTCCTCTTTTCTCCACCACAGCTAGCAAAGCTCCACTTCCCAACTTACCAATATGCTTCCAGATTAAGAAGTCAGGATGAGAGCCGAAATGGGTAGCTGCCATTAGCGCTGTTTCTGCACAGTGTGGGGCTAGTGGAGCCCCCTTCCCTTCCCGGAAAGGAGAGTATGCAGCCTTCAGTACAGGGTCTTGTTCCAAAGCAATGTGTTAGTAGCTCTTTAAAGTTAGAAGGAAGATTGGGACTAGCCTGGAAGGAGTTTCATGCTTGCCACGAGCCTGGCAGGCTGGTTTGAAGGCCTTTTTGGAAATATAAAGTCTTTCACTTTTGGAGGTCCTTAACACCCAAAAAATGAGAGTGTCTTGTGTAAAAACAGTCATTTTGGGTTTGAAAACGTTTAGGCCTCGGAGTGGCCAAGGTGGAAGCTTCTGAAGGAATTACTATTTAAAACTTCTTTCTCCTCTCCAAACAGGccatgaatgaaatgaatggaaaagAGATAGAGGGGGAAGAAATTGAAATAGTGTTAGCCAAGCCTCCAGATAAGAAAAGGAAAGAACGCCAGGCTGCCAGACAAGCCTCCAGAAGCACTGCGTGAGTTTAACTTGATTGATTGTAACATGGCACAAGAAGGCCAAGCTTCATGCTGCCACCaatataaaaaaacaaacacccttaTATTTGACATTTTGGTCTGAAGTGGGAAGATTTTACATTAttacttcccctcccccaccacttaaCACACACGAGATGAGACTGAtctttttttcctcccctcctcctcttcactaggTATGAAGATTATTATTACTATCCTCCACCTCGGATGCCACCTCCTATTAGAGGCCGAGGCCGTGGAGGGAGAGGCGGCTATGGCTACCCCCCAGATTACTATGGCTATGAAGATTATTACGATGATTATTATGGCTATGACTATCATGACTACCGTGGTGGCTATGAAGATCCTTACTACGGCTATGATGATGGCTATGCtatcagaggaagaggaggaggaaggggtgggcgAGGCGCACCTCCACCACCTAGGGGGCGGGGAGCACCACCACCAAGAGGTAGAGCTGGCTATTCCCAGAGGGGGGCACCCATGGGTCCACCAAGAGGAGccaggggtgggagagggggcCCTGCCCAGCAACAGAGAGGACGTGGTGCTCGTGGAGCCAGGGGCAACCGTGGGGGCAACGTGGGAGGCAAGCGAAAGGCCGATGGGTACAACCAGCCGGATTCCAAGCGTCGCCAGACCAACAACCAGCAGAACTGGGGATCCCAACCCATCGCTCAGCAGCCGCTTCAGCAAGGTGGTGACTATGCCGGTAACTATGGTTACAATAATGACAACCAGGAATTTTATCAGGATACGTATGGGCAACAGTGGAAATAAGACAAATGAGGAGGGCATGGGAGTATTGGCAAGATAGAATTTGGCCGTAGCTCTACATCCTTTCCAAAATTGGCTTAATGTTTCATCCTTCAGTAGTgattggctgccattttgtattgGGCTGAAGAATCACTCGATTGTGTATATACTCAAGtcttttatttttttccccttttctcatAAATGCACTTGGACATTACTGAGCTTGCAGAATTCCCAAACTCGGTTTGGGGATACAGTGCTTTTTATCGTTTTAGGCTTCATTTTAGCAGTTTATCAGCAAGGATGGGCAACACTGTTAAATCATGATTTTGCAAATCTTGTTTTTGGAgagtttcatttttttttaatttgggataGACTACATAGGCATATGCTGTACATAAAGTAAAGCTAGTACTTTGTCTCCGTAGTTTtaagaaattaaaagaaaattaagttTTTCTTGTATTGAAAATAACATGACTGTATGTTTTGCATTCCTAGAAGTAGGTtaactgtgtttttaaattgttataacttcaaccctttttgaaaatctgccCTACAAAATTTGTTTGGCCTAAACGTCAAATCCGTGGCAATTTGTTCCTTGATGTGATTGTATTTCCAATTTCTTCTTGTTCATGTAAAATTTCAATAAAACTCAAAAATCTATTCAAAACATTACCTATTTCAAATTCAATTGTGTCCTAAAACATTATTTTATTGGTAATCCTTgcaagaaacattttttaaaaaaactgcctaTGTGAGTGATCAAATTCATGAAAATCTTTCGCAATTTCCAACACCTGGCATTGGTGGCATGTGAGTCAGAGCTAGGCCTAATAATAGAATC contains:
- the HNRNPR gene encoding heterogeneous nuclear ribonucleoprotein R isoform X2; its protein translation is MKTYRQREKQGSKVQESTKGPDEAKIKALLERTGYTLDVTTGQRKYGGPPPDTVYSGSQPGIGTEVFVGKIPRDLYEDELVPLFEKAGPIWDLRLMMDPLSGQNRGYAFITFCSKDAAQEAVKLCDNYEIRPGKHLGVCISVANNRLFVGSIPKNKTKENILEEFSKVTEGLVDVILYHQPDDKKKNRGFCFLEYEDHKSAAQARRRLMSGKVKVWGNIVTVEWADPVEEPDPEVMAKVKVLFVRNLATTVTEEILEKSFSEFGKLERVKKLKDYAFVHFEDRGAAVKAMNEMNGKEIEGEEIEIVLAKPPDKKRKERQAARQASRSTAYEDYYYYPPPRMPPPIRGRGRGGRGGYGYPPDYYGYEDYYDDYYGYDYHDYRGGYEDPYYGYDDGYAIRGRGGGRGGRGAPPPPRGRGAPPPRGRAGYSQRGAPMGPPRGARGGRGGPAQQQRGRGARGARGNRGGNVGGKRKADGYNQPDSKRRQTNNQQNWGSQPIAQQPLQQGGDYAGNYGYNNDNQEFYQDTYGQQWK
- the HNRNPR gene encoding heterogeneous nuclear ribonucleoprotein R isoform X1; amino-acid sequence: MANQVNGNAVQLKEEEEPMDTSSVTQTEHYKTLIEAGLPQKVAERLDEIFQTGLVAYVDLDERAIDALREFNEEGALSVLQQFKESDLSHVQNKSAFLCGVMKTYRQREKQGSKVQESTKGPDEAKIKALLERTGYTLDVTTGQRKYGGPPPDTVYSGSQPGIGTEVFVGKIPRDLYEDELVPLFEKAGPIWDLRLMMDPLSGQNRGYAFITFCSKDAAQEAVKLCDNYEIRPGKHLGVCISVANNRLFVGSIPKNKTKENILEEFSKVTEGLVDVILYHQPDDKKKNRGFCFLEYEDHKSAAQARRRLMSGKVKVWGNIVTVEWADPVEEPDPEVMAKVKVLFVRNLATTVTEEILEKSFSEFGKLERVKKLKDYAFVHFEDRGAAVKAMNEMNGKEIEGEEIEIVLAKPPDKKRKERQAARQASRSTAYEDYYYYPPPRMPPPIRGRGRGGRGGYGYPPDYYGYEDYYDDYYGYDYHDYRGGYEDPYYGYDDGYAIRGRGGGRGGRGAPPPPRGRGAPPPRGRAGYSQRGAPMGPPRGARGGRGGPAQQQRGRGARGARGNRGGNVGGKRKADGYNQPDSKRRQTNNQQNWGSQPIAQQPLQQGGDYAGNYGYNNDNQEFYQDTYGQQWK